A region from the Algoriphagus machipongonensis genome encodes:
- a CDS encoding SusC/RagA family TonB-linked outer membrane protein, with translation MSKRFLLLILVKCLTLDVLLANPAKVQDKRMDEVYMSMHFQNATIEEAFKQIEAASGFNFVYTNKEIKGVPKVALQVNTNVFDALVTLSRQTKLEFRQINENIVVRKKDVYVPETAVVIEEAAAISVSGVVVDESNMPLPGVTIIEKGTTNGTVTDIDGNFSLEVNSSESILTFSFIGMESIEMAVGERRTFNITMLDDIQSLNEVVVIGYGTQTKKEITSAVANVSSEDFVQTGVRSPMELIQGKVAGLNIIRTQGSNPNAGTDIQLRGLTSVEGTTQPLIVIDGIPGGNLDLLQQDDIATFDVLKDGSAAAIYGTRGNAGVILITTKKGKSGQARFDYSTYFQREFVDRRPDNLTADEYRDLIDQGLVDEQNDFGTSTDLYDELINKENLSQYHNFAASGGSENSNYRVSFFFNDAEGIAKENSRKQYGGRMSFSQTGLQDRLTLATNMAVNLFDANRLGGGGGDFEQAIQRNPTAPIYNEDGSFVETEAYNNYNPLSRFANRISERKQLNLSGDVRLTLEIMEGLTASVFGAHQRRTYNDRYYQSMNDFANRPASQYQGTGYASKYNYINWNNTLEATVNYKRIFNLDHSLDVIGGYSYQYFTTETFNVNNSGFTTDGFLDWNLSAGSAINNTLLPRPGMDSFKDDNTLIAFFGRASYSYKDKYFAQATLRREGSSKFGENHKWGNFPAVSVGWALSEESFLSSSSTVNNLKMRLGYGVTGNQGIGNYLSLVTLGTGGVYPQEGVYYQTYGAARNPNPDLRWEKKKEWNLGFDFLLFNRKLTGSLDFYTRNTEDLLYNYTAQQPAFVKGSLFTNVGTINNRGIELYLSSQIMERGDFTWQMDLTANTQINEITSLSNDVFTVSWIETGGLPSPGNLGNAIRVEEGGAVGNFYGKKFAGFNEDGKWLFYKADGSTGTAGEMSQEDLTIIGNGVPKYMASLNNVFRYKGFDFTVFFRGKFDFDILNTKEMYFGNKRWLPNNLLSSAVNKHVELDDDPQYSDYYLENGSFVKLDNITLGYTFKVDGKYVKNLRVYAAGRNIATFTGYSGLDPELQDAGFTTGIDGRGFYPRTKSFTVGLNIGF, from the coding sequence ATGTCTAAGAGATTTTTACTTTTAATCTTAGTGAAATGCCTTACTCTAGATGTTCTTTTGGCAAATCCAGCCAAGGTTCAGGACAAAAGAATGGATGAGGTGTACATGAGCATGCATTTTCAGAATGCAACTATTGAGGAAGCATTTAAGCAAATAGAAGCTGCTTCCGGATTTAACTTTGTTTATACCAATAAGGAAATCAAGGGAGTTCCTAAGGTAGCACTACAAGTGAATACCAATGTTTTTGATGCTTTGGTGACATTATCCCGTCAAACTAAGCTGGAATTTAGACAGATCAATGAGAATATTGTTGTTCGAAAGAAAGATGTCTATGTTCCTGAAACTGCGGTTGTGATTGAAGAAGCAGCTGCGATTTCTGTTTCTGGTGTAGTAGTAGATGAATCTAACATGCCACTTCCAGGGGTGACCATCATCGAAAAAGGCACAACCAACGGTACAGTAACTGATATCGATGGTAATTTTTCTTTGGAAGTAAATTCTAGCGAATCCATTTTGACCTTCTCATTTATTGGGATGGAGTCCATTGAAATGGCAGTAGGTGAAAGAAGAACTTTCAATATTACCATGCTTGATGATATTCAGTCGCTTAATGAAGTGGTTGTGATCGGATATGGTACCCAAACTAAAAAGGAGATTACTTCTGCTGTTGCAAACGTTTCAAGCGAGGATTTTGTGCAGACAGGTGTCCGCTCTCCAATGGAGTTGATTCAAGGTAAAGTAGCAGGTCTGAATATCATCAGAACTCAGGGTAGTAACCCAAATGCAGGTACAGATATTCAACTTAGAGGTCTTACTTCAGTGGAAGGAACTACTCAGCCATTGATCGTCATCGATGGTATTCCAGGTGGTAATCTTGACCTATTGCAGCAAGATGATATCGCTACGTTTGACGTATTGAAAGATGGATCTGCAGCAGCTATTTACGGTACTCGAGGTAATGCAGGTGTAATCTTGATTACAACTAAAAAAGGAAAATCAGGTCAAGCTAGATTTGATTACTCTACTTATTTCCAAAGAGAATTTGTGGATAGAAGACCTGATAACTTAACTGCTGACGAATACCGTGATCTAATTGATCAGGGGTTAGTGGATGAGCAGAATGATTTTGGAACATCTACTGATTTATATGACGAGCTAATAAACAAGGAGAACTTAAGTCAGTATCACAATTTTGCAGCTTCTGGTGGAAGTGAAAATAGTAACTACAGAGTTTCCTTCTTCTTCAACGATGCTGAAGGTATCGCTAAAGAAAATAGCAGAAAGCAGTATGGTGGTAGAATGAGCTTCAGCCAGACAGGTCTTCAGGATCGATTGACCTTGGCAACCAATATGGCTGTTAACCTTTTCGATGCAAATAGACTTGGTGGAGGAGGCGGTGACTTCGAGCAAGCCATCCAAAGAAACCCAACCGCTCCAATTTATAATGAGGACGGTTCTTTTGTAGAAACTGAGGCTTACAATAACTACAACCCACTTTCGAGGTTTGCCAATAGAATAAGTGAGCGTAAGCAATTGAACTTATCTGGTGATGTGAGATTGACACTTGAAATCATGGAAGGTTTGACAGCTTCTGTATTTGGAGCACATCAGAGACGTACTTACAATGATCGTTATTACCAGTCAATGAATGACTTTGCGAACAGACCTGCTTCCCAATATCAAGGAACCGGTTATGCTTCCAAATACAATTATATAAACTGGAATAATACCTTAGAGGCGACAGTAAACTATAAGAGAATTTTCAATTTGGATCACAGTTTAGATGTGATTGGTGGGTATAGCTACCAGTATTTTACTACTGAAACATTCAATGTAAACAACAGTGGTTTTACTACTGATGGATTCTTGGATTGGAACTTGTCTGCTGGTTCTGCTATCAACAATACGTTACTTCCAAGACCAGGGATGGATTCCTTTAAGGATGACAATACCTTGATCGCATTCTTTGGTAGAGCAAGCTATTCTTATAAGGATAAGTATTTTGCTCAGGCTACTTTGAGAAGAGAAGGTTCATCTAAATTCGGAGAAAACCACAAATGGGGTAATTTCCCTGCGGTATCTGTAGGTTGGGCTTTATCTGAAGAAAGCTTTTTGAGCAGTAGTTCTACTGTGAACAACTTGAAAATGAGATTAGGATATGGTGTTACTGGTAACCAGGGTATCGGAAACTATCTTTCTCTTGTGACTTTGGGTACTGGTGGAGTTTACCCACAAGAAGGTGTTTACTACCAAACTTATGGAGCAGCTAGAAATCCAAACCCTGACTTAAGATGGGAGAAAAAGAAAGAGTGGAACCTTGGTTTTGACTTCTTACTATTCAACAGAAAGCTGACGGGTTCATTGGACTTCTACACAAGAAATACGGAAGATCTTCTTTATAACTACACAGCGCAGCAACCTGCTTTTGTAAAAGGTTCATTGTTTACCAATGTGGGTACTATCAATAACAGAGGTATTGAGCTTTACTTAAGTTCTCAGATCATGGAGAGAGGGGATTTCACTTGGCAAATGGACTTGACTGCAAATACGCAGATCAATGAAATTACATCTCTTTCAAACGATGTGTTCACTGTTTCTTGGATTGAAACAGGAGGACTTCCTAGCCCAGGTAATTTGGGTAATGCTATCCGAGTAGAAGAAGGTGGAGCTGTAGGTAACTTCTATGGTAAAAAATTCGCAGGATTCAACGAAGATGGAAAATGGTTATTCTACAAAGCTGATGGATCTACTGGTACTGCTGGTGAGATGAGTCAGGAAGATTTGACTATCATCGGTAACGGTGTACCTAAGTATATGGCATCATTAAACAATGTCTTCAGATACAAAGGTTTTGATTTCACTGTATTCTTCAGAGGTAAATTTGACTTTGATATCTTGAATACCAAGGAGATGTACTTTGGAAATAAGAGATGGTTGCCAAATAACTTGCTTTCAAGTGCTGTTAACAAGCACGTGGAGTTAGATGATGACCCTCAATACTCTGATTACTATTTAGAGAATGGATCATTTGTGAAGCTTGACAATATTACATTGGGCTATACATTTAAAGTAGATGGTAAGTATGTGAAAAACCTTCGCGTATATGCTGCAGGGCGTAATATCGCCACCTTCACAGGATATTCAGGTCTTGATCCTGAACTTCAGGATGCTGGATTTACTACAGGTATAGATGGCAGAGGTTTCTACCCTCGTACTAAAAGTTTTACAGTAGGTCTAAATATTGGATTTTAA
- a CDS encoding heme-binding domain-containing protein: MKKTSLLFGAAITGLLFFQATQKPEAESHPELLGLGPKLPTEVKAVVEQKCYGCHNEEAKNDKGKEKLDWDKFEDSKKSKQFATMSKISEVLEEGEMPPKKFLEFKPEGALTDEEKTILLDWSTRKKKNGE; the protein is encoded by the coding sequence ATGAAAAAAACTTCTTTACTATTCGGAGCAGCTATAACCGGGCTGCTATTTTTCCAGGCCACTCAAAAGCCTGAAGCAGAAAGCCACCCTGAACTACTAGGTTTAGGCCCCAAATTACCCACTGAGGTAAAGGCTGTCGTAGAGCAAAAATGCTATGGTTGCCATAATGAGGAGGCAAAAAATGATAAAGGGAAAGAAAAACTGGATTGGGACAAATTTGAAGACTCCAAAAAATCCAAGCAGTTTGCTACCATGTCTAAAATCAGTGAAGTGTTAGAGGAAGGTGAAATGCCACCTAAAAAGTTTTTGGAATTTAAGCCAGAAGGGGCTTTGACTGATGAGGAGAAGACCATCCTATTGGATTGGAGTACTCGCAAGAAGAAAAACGGAGAGTAA
- a CDS encoding sensor histidine kinase, whose amino-acid sequence MKSLFWRISVSFALVLLIVGCSYVFITATTAQRYFQETTQRLNATVADYLIKEVNPFLNGKVNEEALGTIMHSMMAVNPGIEVYLLDPEGEILSFVVLDKLVKLKRVDLDPVEDFLSTGGEEFVLGEDPRNPGEKSVFSATAVYEEDQLLGYVYIILASEKFETIASGLLGSYWMKLTFESILITMVVALLIGLVLFGLLTRHLRKIVQAVEQFRDGDLHARVPEAKSESELAVLGNTFNHMADTILGNIEELKKVDSLRRELIANVSHDLRNPLAIINGYVETLQIKGDSVSEEDREKYLKIIGASTDKLSQLVSDLFDLSKLESGQMSLKMERMKIQELLYDSSLKYELLAQSKDIKITTQICQNLPLVKADLYLMDRVIQNLLDNAVKYTPKNGEILIDACESNGGVSIKIRNSGSGIPQKDLESIFDRYYMIDKERKGIEGSGLGLAIVKRILEVHGSQIEIESDSVSYTEFGFDLPAEV is encoded by the coding sequence ATGAAAAGTTTATTCTGGAGGATATCTGTAAGTTTTGCCTTGGTGCTATTGATTGTGGGTTGCTCTTATGTGTTTATTACTGCCACTACTGCCCAAAGGTATTTTCAGGAAACTACACAAAGGCTTAATGCTACTGTGGCAGATTACCTGATCAAAGAAGTGAATCCTTTCTTAAATGGAAAGGTGAATGAAGAGGCACTTGGAACCATCATGCATTCCATGATGGCTGTCAACCCAGGGATAGAAGTTTATTTGCTGGATCCTGAGGGGGAAATCCTGTCTTTTGTCGTGTTGGATAAACTCGTCAAATTAAAAAGAGTTGATTTAGACCCTGTGGAGGATTTTTTATCAACCGGAGGTGAAGAATTTGTTTTGGGAGAAGATCCTAGGAACCCTGGTGAAAAGTCAGTTTTCTCCGCAACGGCAGTTTATGAAGAAGACCAGTTACTAGGCTATGTCTATATCATTTTGGCTAGTGAAAAATTTGAAACCATAGCCTCCGGGTTATTGGGGAGTTATTGGATGAAACTCACCTTTGAGTCCATATTGATTACCATGGTAGTCGCTTTGCTGATAGGATTGGTGCTTTTTGGTTTGCTGACTCGGCATTTGCGAAAGATTGTTCAAGCTGTGGAGCAGTTTAGGGATGGGGACCTCCATGCGAGAGTTCCTGAGGCAAAATCAGAATCTGAACTCGCCGTTTTAGGTAACACCTTTAACCATATGGCAGATACGATTCTGGGTAATATAGAAGAGTTGAAAAAAGTCGATAGTCTTAGAAGGGAATTGATAGCAAATGTTTCGCATGATCTTAGAAATCCCCTTGCCATTATTAACGGCTATGTAGAAACTCTTCAGATAAAAGGAGATTCCGTAAGCGAGGAAGATCGGGAGAAATACCTGAAGATTATTGGAGCTTCTACTGATAAGCTTTCTCAACTTGTTTCTGATCTATTTGATCTTTCAAAACTGGAGTCAGGACAGATGAGCTTAAAAATGGAGCGAATGAAAATTCAGGAGCTTTTATATGATTCTTCTTTAAAATATGAATTGTTGGCTCAGTCTAAGGATATTAAGATAACAACTCAAATCTGTCAAAACCTCCCTTTAGTGAAAGCCGATTTGTACTTAATGGATAGAGTCATACAAAATCTGTTGGACAATGCTGTGAAGTACACTCCCAAAAATGGAGAGATTTTAATTGACGCTTGTGAGTCTAATGGGGGAGTGAGTATCAAAATCAGAAATTCGGGTTCGGGAATTCCTCAGAAGGATTTGGAATCTATTTTCGATCGGTATTATATGATTGATAAGGAAAGAAAAGGAATAGAAGGTTCTGGGCTTGGTTTGGCCATTGTGAAAAGAATTTTGGAGGTCCATGGATCTCAGATTGAAATCGAATCGGATTCCGTATCCTATACTGAATTTGGATTTGACCTTCCTGCAGAAGTTTAA
- a CDS encoding FecR family protein codes for MDKSNFTVEDFVLDSDFREWILFPNKRRNLKWEDYINKNPQSLENIRVARQIVLNMPASNYKMDEHQVDGLWDAIEGKLETNEKIPEESESLPLNSQATISRFEKQQSNTRSKFNFLKVAAILVFGLILGLLYYSQAPEEETPEVHWLTFSTKPGVKSSLKLSDGTVVKLNSGSTIKYVKDFVGDTREIFLEGEAFFEVAHDTLKPFIVHTQDISTKALGTSFNIKAGQGGKIAISLITGKVEVKSEDVPDFLDYLIPGEQIQALAHSKSWEKSAFDSERVMAWLDQTIIFDKTPLPEAVKMLENWFGVEISILNFEDENLTISGKYKGETLNNILDGLSYTARFNYEIKGKEIQINFQQ; via the coding sequence ATGGATAAATCAAATTTCACAGTAGAAGATTTTGTCTTGGACTCTGATTTTAGAGAATGGATCCTTTTTCCAAACAAAAGGAGAAATCTAAAATGGGAGGATTATATAAATAAAAACCCTCAGAGCTTAGAGAATATTCGTGTTGCTCGGCAGATTGTTTTAAATATGCCAGCTTCGAATTATAAGATGGATGAGCATCAGGTAGATGGGCTTTGGGATGCCATAGAAGGTAAGCTTGAAACTAATGAGAAGATTCCTGAAGAGTCAGAAAGTTTGCCTTTAAATTCTCAAGCTACAATTTCCCGATTCGAAAAGCAGCAATCAAATACTAGATCTAAATTCAACTTCTTAAAAGTTGCCGCGATTTTAGTGTTCGGTTTAATATTAGGCTTATTGTATTATTCTCAAGCACCAGAAGAGGAAACGCCAGAAGTACATTGGCTTACTTTTTCGACTAAGCCTGGAGTAAAGTCCTCTCTCAAATTGAGTGATGGTACAGTGGTAAAGCTTAATTCAGGGAGTACCATTAAATATGTAAAGGATTTTGTAGGAGATACCCGTGAGATATTTTTGGAAGGAGAGGCATTTTTTGAGGTTGCCCATGATACCTTAAAACCATTTATTGTTCATACCCAAGATATTTCTACCAAGGCTTTGGGGACTTCTTTTAATATCAAGGCAGGTCAGGGAGGAAAGATTGCGATCTCATTAATTACAGGAAAGGTAGAGGTGAAATCAGAAGATGTACCTGACTTTTTGGATTACCTGATTCCGGGTGAGCAGATACAGGCATTGGCTCATAGTAAGTCTTGGGAAAAAAGTGCTTTTGACTCTGAAAGAGTCATGGCTTGGCTAGACCAAACCATCATTTTTGATAAAACTCCATTGCCAGAAGCAGTTAAGATGCTGGAAAATTGGTTTGGGGTAGAAATCTCAATACTCAATTTCGAAGACGAAAACCTGACGATCTCAGGTAAATATAAAGGAGAGACTTTGAATAATATTCTTGATGGCTTGAGTTATACCGCAAGGTTTAACTATGAAATAAAAGGCAAAGAGATTCAAATTAATTTTCAACAATAA
- a CDS encoding Crp/Fnr family transcriptional regulator, which produces MNLIQTTDLPHLQGSSSFPDFKIFRKGDRIYSQGEISEGYYLLKKGTVKLHKKLPKGSQTIMRIVFEGEIFGDGFSNQNQSNLNSALVIEEDTLVQKLDSPKINTLEIKHQFHLQLQEQNNQMAVRHNRFLALEAEERITSLLYDLAIKKGRKFGDETLLKINLTHEEIAFLADTSRPVVSKILSSLKKSGLINYSRNRFLFRNIAQFKPLIS; this is translated from the coding sequence ATGAACTTAATCCAAACAACTGACTTACCCCATTTACAGGGAAGTTCCTCTTTTCCTGATTTTAAGATCTTCAGAAAAGGAGACCGCATTTATAGTCAAGGAGAAATATCGGAAGGATATTATCTTTTGAAAAAAGGAACAGTCAAGCTTCATAAAAAGCTTCCCAAAGGATCCCAAACAATCATGAGAATTGTCTTTGAAGGAGAAATTTTTGGAGATGGATTCTCCAATCAAAATCAAAGCAACCTTAATTCTGCACTGGTCATAGAAGAAGACACTTTAGTGCAAAAACTTGATTCTCCTAAAATAAACACGCTAGAGATCAAGCATCAATTCCATTTACAATTACAAGAGCAGAACAATCAAATGGCTGTTCGGCATAATCGCTTTTTGGCCTTGGAAGCAGAAGAAAGAATTACATCTCTTTTATACGATCTCGCTATCAAAAAGGGTAGGAAATTTGGTGACGAAACCCTGCTCAAAATCAATTTAACACATGAAGAAATAGCCTTCTTAGCCGATACCAGTAGACCTGTGGTCTCAAAAATCTTATCCTCTTTAAAGAAAAGTGGCTTAATCAACTACAGTAGAAACAGGTTCCTTTTTAGGAATATAGCTCAATTTAAACCCCTGATATCATGA
- a CDS encoding response regulator transcription factor yields the protein MKKVLVVEDDPNISHLIQIHLNDLGYQIQVCNHGREGFEIANSNPFDLIILDIMLPEMDGIAICQKLRALDNFTPILMITAKSEEIDKVIGLESGADDYITKPFKIREFIARVKAIMRRQDQFNMVASKEADQLQFNSLEIDEKKRKVLLDEKRMDLTPKEFDLLVLMAKNPGRSYSRGELLELIWGYDFSGYEHTVNAHINRLRAKIEKDPNNPNFILTTWGVGYRFNDEL from the coding sequence ATGAAAAAAGTATTAGTAGTCGAAGATGATCCTAATATCAGTCACCTGATTCAAATTCATTTAAATGATTTAGGTTATCAGATTCAAGTCTGTAACCATGGCAGGGAAGGATTTGAAATCGCTAATTCCAATCCTTTTGACCTGATAATTTTAGATATCATGTTGCCAGAAATGGATGGCATAGCGATTTGCCAAAAGTTGAGAGCCTTGGATAATTTCACTCCTATATTAATGATCACTGCCAAGTCTGAAGAGATTGATAAGGTGATCGGACTGGAGTCTGGGGCTGATGATTACATTACCAAACCTTTCAAGATTAGAGAGTTTATCGCCCGGGTAAAAGCTATCATGAGAAGGCAGGATCAATTTAACATGGTAGCTTCCAAGGAAGCTGATCAGCTCCAATTTAATTCCCTAGAGATAGATGAAAAGAAGAGAAAGGTTCTTCTTGATGAAAAAAGGATGGATTTGACCCCAAAAGAATTTGACCTTCTGGTTTTGATGGCTAAAAACCCCGGAAGAAGTTACAGCAGGGGAGAATTGCTGGAATTGATTTGGGGCTATGACTTTTCGGGATATGAACATACGGTCAATGCACATATCAATAGATTACGAGCTAAGATTGAAAAAGACCCAAATAACCCCAATTTCATTTTGACTACCTGGGGAGTAGGATATCGTTTTAATGATGAATTATAA
- a CDS encoding DM13 domain-containing protein, translating to MKKIILLFYLTFLGLVACSDDPDPVTIDPTLPQGNFSVLRMGSFMDQNGAGSTGTASIGVDSEGTEFLEFGDSFNTALGTGTVTVFLSTSDTFNADPGNGNPDLLALGVVRDSGTNYFMLPSGSMSEKYTHVILWCGSVGIPFGYAPLN from the coding sequence ATGAAAAAGATCATTCTCTTATTTTACCTCACATTTTTAGGACTCGTTGCTTGCTCAGATGATCCAGACCCAGTAACCATAGACCCTACTCTTCCTCAAGGCAACTTTTCCGTGCTTAGGATGGGTAGCTTTATGGATCAAAATGGAGCTGGTTCCACTGGCACAGCTTCCATAGGAGTGGACTCTGAAGGAACTGAATTCTTAGAGTTTGGAGATAGTTTTAACACCGCTCTTGGAACAGGCACAGTGACCGTATTCCTTTCTACCTCCGACACTTTTAATGCAGATCCTGGAAACGGTAACCCTGATCTACTTGCCCTAGGAGTAGTAAGAGATTCTGGAACCAATTATTTCATGCTTCCTTCTGGCTCTATGTCTGAAAAATACACTCATGTCATTCTATGGTGCGGTTCAGTCGGAATTCCATTTGGCTATGCACCGCTTAATTAA
- a CDS encoding GIY-YIG nuclease family protein: protein MEFTVYILFSDKLGKYYVGQTRDLNSRLSRHNQGRERFTRTGCPWKLIHSIYCNSRSEAMILEKKIKNLGAKRYLVSLE, encoded by the coding sequence ATGGAGTTCACCGTGTACATTCTCTTTTCTGATAAACTAGGTAAGTATTATGTTGGGCAAACCAGAGACTTAAATAGTCGGCTTTCAAGGCATAACCAAGGTCGAGAAAGGTTTACAAGAACTGGTTGCCCTTGGAAGCTTATTCATTCGATTTATTGTAATAGCAGGAGTGAAGCGATGATTTTGGAAAAAAAGATCAAGAACCTCGGTGCAAAGAGATATTTGGTAAGTCTAGAGTAG
- a CDS encoding RNA polymerase sigma factor: MTFLNTSQSVALEAQDHWANLRRGEKSSLEAIYRSHVHDLFNFGMRIHSDETLVKDSIQDVFIDLWNYRSKLCSDVVVKQYLFKALSNRIQKELGKSAKRSAIHWMSEQETLISSPEQDLINDQQSSELSSKMREALEDLPIRQKEVIQYLYFEKLSYEDTSRLLDITIRSTYTLAWKAINALKKSILVFITYCFIL; encoded by the coding sequence TTGACCTTTTTAAACACTTCTCAATCGGTAGCGCTTGAAGCCCAAGATCATTGGGCAAATTTGCGACGCGGAGAGAAATCTTCGTTGGAGGCGATCTACAGAAGTCATGTACATGATTTGTTCAATTTTGGGATGAGGATTCACTCAGATGAAACACTCGTAAAAGATTCCATCCAAGATGTTTTTATTGATCTATGGAATTATCGCTCCAAGCTTTGTTCGGATGTAGTGGTTAAACAATACCTTTTCAAGGCCCTTTCTAATAGAATTCAAAAGGAGCTTGGGAAAAGTGCGAAACGATCTGCCATTCATTGGATGTCCGAGCAAGAGACCTTGATTAGCTCACCGGAACAGGATTTAATAAATGATCAACAAAGCTCAGAGCTAAGCTCCAAAATGAGAGAAGCCCTGGAAGATTTGCCTATAAGACAAAAAGAAGTGATTCAATACCTGTATTTTGAGAAATTGAGTTACGAGGATACCTCTCGTTTACTTGATATTACAATACGCTCTACTTACACACTTGCCTGGAAGGCTATCAATGCGCTGAAAAAATCAATTTTAGTATTTATTACCTATTGTTTCATTTTGTGA
- a CDS encoding GIY-YIG nuclease family protein has translation MEFTVYILFSDKLGKYYVGQTKDLKSRLSRHNQGRERFTRTGCPWKLIHSIYCSSRSEAMILEKKIKNLGAKRYLASLE, from the coding sequence ATGGAGTTCACCGTGTACATTCTCTTTTCTGATAAACTAGGTAAGTATTATGTTGGGCAAACCAAAGACTTAAAAAGTCGGCTTTCAAGGCATAACCAAGGTCGAGAAAGGTTTACAAGAACTGGCTGCCCTTGGAAGCTTATTCATTCGATTTATTGTAGTAGCAGGAGTGAAGCGATGATTTTGGAAAAAAAGATCAAGAACCTCGGTGCAAAGAGATATTTGGCAAGTCTAGAGTAG
- a CDS encoding heme-binding domain-containing protein yields MKIWQYLILGLGIILLAIQFVPNQLPEVSNENPQDLMGSGLVDGEVSNLLKTACYDCHSNTTKYPWYSYVAPASWLVAKDTREGREEVNFSQWTEVDMMDKLAILDDIIEEVKEEHMPLPIYLTMHSEAKLDDSQRQLIIEWAEAAMDIVVEEEDE; encoded by the coding sequence ATGAAGATTTGGCAATACCTTATCTTGGGATTAGGAATCATACTCCTTGCCATCCAATTTGTTCCAAATCAACTACCTGAGGTATCAAATGAAAATCCCCAAGATCTCATGGGATCGGGACTAGTAGATGGCGAGGTTTCCAATCTACTAAAAACAGCTTGTTATGATTGTCATAGCAATACCACCAAATACCCTTGGTATTCTTATGTTGCCCCTGCTTCCTGGCTAGTAGCAAAAGACACCCGAGAAGGTAGAGAAGAAGTCAATTTTTCTCAATGGACAGAGGTAGATATGATGGATAAATTGGCGATACTAGATGATATTATAGAAGAAGTAAAGGAGGAACATATGCCTTTACCAATTTATTTGACCATGCATTCAGAAGCCAAATTAGACGATAGTCAAAGGCAGTTAATTATAGAGTGGGCTGAGGCGGCAATGGATATCGTAGTAGAGGAAGAAGATGAATAA